One Hippoglossus hippoglossus isolate fHipHip1 chromosome 5, fHipHip1.pri, whole genome shotgun sequence genomic window carries:
- the ece1 gene encoding endothelin-converting enzyme 1 isoform X4 has product MSSYKRATLDEEDLVDSTADDIYPSSPLQVNLLNGRGPMCCQDRTKSEKRVLCLVCVVTLGLFISLITTGVFYKQKPCVTVASTVMGALDRSVDPCHDFYNFACGGWMKNNPLPEGRSRWGPFSNLWEHNMLVMKQLLENTTMKSVSQAEGKAQRYYQACMNEAKIEELGAKPLQELISQIGGWALTEPWDKNNFDEVLQMVSGNYRTSPFFTVFVSTDSKNSNSNIIQVDQSSLGLPSRDYYLNKTANEKYLTAYLNFLVELGVLLGGTKETSQAVMTEIVDFETSLANITVPQEERRDEELIYHKMEAKDLSTLAPAVNWMPYLREVFSPVPLNDSEPVVVYAKEYLQKVSKLIEKTNKSLLNNYMIMKVVRKMVSILDQKFQDAEQRFLEVMYGTKKSCTPRWKLCVSDTDIALGFALGAMFVKDTFAEESKAIAEDMVADIKWAFEDSLKDVGWMDPETKKAAKEKADAIYNMVGYPDFIMNATKLDKVFNDFEVVSELYFQNVMQYYNFSARVTADQLRKTPNRNQWSMTPPTVNAYYNPTKNEMVLPAGILRAPFYSPSWPKALNFGGIGVVMGHELTHAFDDQGREYDKDGNLRPWWKNSSVEAFKKQTQCMVEQYGNYTINKEPLNGKQTLGENIADNGGLKAAYKAYVNWIEKNGEEPTLPALGMTNHQLFFVGFAQVWCSVRTPESSHEGVITDPHSPSRFRVIGTVSNSHEFSKHFGCKANAPMNPKHKCELW; this is encoded by the exons ATGTCATCGTACAAAAGAGCCACGTTGGACGAGGAAGACCTGGTGGACTCCACAGCCGACGACATCTATCCTTCATCTCCCCTGCAG GTGAATCTGCTGAATGGCCGCGGCCCCATGTGTTGTCAGGACCGGACCAAGAGCGAGAAGCGGGTGCTGTGTCTCGTGTGCGTCGTGACCCTGGGCCTTTTCATATCTCTCATCACAACTGGGGTCTTCTACAAACAGA AGCCGTGCGTTACTGTGGCCAGTACAGTGATGGGAGCCCTGGATCGATCCGTGGACCCCTGCCATGACTTCTACAACTTTGCCTGTGGGGGCTGGATGAAGAACAACCCCCTCCCCGAGGGCAGGTCCCGCTGGGGACCTTTCAGCAACCTCTGGGAGCACAACATGCTTGTAATGAAGCAATTATTGG aaAACACGACGATGAAAAGTGTGAGTCAGGCTGAGGGAAAGGCCCAGCGATATTATCAGGCCTGCATGAATGAGGCCAAGATCGAGGAATTGGGAGCTAAACCACTACAGGAGCTAATCAGCCAG ATTGGGGGCTGGGCCCTGACAGAACCCTGGGACAAGAACAACTTCGATGAAGTTTTGCAAATGGTGTCAGGCAATTACCGGACGTCACCtttcttcactgtgtttgtcaGCACCGACTCGAAAAACTCCAACAGTAACATCATCCAG GTGGATCAGTCCAGCCTGGGACTTCCTTCACGGGATTACTACCTCAACAAAACGGCAAATGAAAAG TATCTGACAGCATACCTCAACTTCTTAGTGGAGTTAGGGGTTCTTCTGGGAGGCACCAAGGAAACGTCTCAGGCAGTGATGACGGAGATTGTGGACTTTGAAACATCTCTGGCCAACATCACGGTCCCTCAGGAGGAGAGGCGTGATGAAGAGCTCATCTACCACAAGATGGAGGCCAAGGACCTGTCG ACCCTGGCTCCTGCAGTGAACTGGATGCCGTACCTCAGAGAAGTGTTTTCTCCAGTGCCGCTCAACGACTCGGAGCCCGTGGTTGTTTACGCCAAGGAGTACCTCCAGAAAGTCTCTAAGCTCatagagaaaacaaataaaag CCTCCTCAACAATTACATGATCATGAAGGTGGTGAGGAAGATGGTTTCCATTTTGGACCAAAAGTTCCAGGATGCTGAGCAGCGCTTCCTCGAGGTCATGTACGGAACCAAAAAG AGCTGCACTCCTCGTTGGAAGCTGTGCGTCAGCGACACCGACATCGCCCTGGGCTTCGCTCTCGGAGCCATGTTCGTCAAAGACACCTTTGCTGAAGAGAGTAAAGCCATT GCTGAGGACATGGTCGCAGACATTAAATGGGCGTTTGAGGACAGCCTGAAGGATGTGGGCTGGATGGACCCGGAAACAAAAAAAGCAGCCAAAGAAAAG GCCGACGCAATATACAACATGGTGGGATATCCAGACTTCATCATGAACGCCACGAAGCTGGACAAAGTGTTCAATGAT TTTGAGGTGGTGTCAGAGCTCTACTTCCAAAATGTCATGCAGTACTACAACTTCTCAGCCAGAGTGACGGCCGACCAGCTGAGGAAAACCCCCAACAGAAACCA GTGGAGCATGACCCCGCCGACTGTGAATGCATATTACAACCCGACCAAGAACGAGATGGTTCTGCCTGCAGGAATTCTTCGGGCTCCGTTCTACAGCCCATCATGGCCCAA GGCTCTTAACTTTGGTGGAATAGGCGTAGTCATGGGACATGAGCTCACGCATGCTTTTGATGACCAAG GGAGGGAATACGACAAGGATGGAAACCTGCGTCCCTGGTGGAAGAACTCCTCCGTGGAGGCGTTCAAGAAGCAGACTCAGTGCATGGTGGAGCAGTACGGAAACTACACCATCAACAAGGAGCCTCTGAATGGAAAACAAACCCTGGGAGAGAACATCGCTGACAACGGTGGACTCAAAGCTGCCTACAAG GCGTATGTGAACTGGATCGAAAAGAACGGAGAGGAGCCCACGCTGCCCGCCCTGGGAATGACCAACCATCAGCTGTTTTTTGTAGGATTTGCACAG GTATGGTGCTCCGTCAGGACACCGGAGAG
- the ece1 gene encoding endothelin-converting enzyme 1 isoform X3 — MSSYKRATLDEEDLVDSTADDIYPSSPLQVNLLNGRGPMCCQDRTKSEKRVLCLVCVVTLGLFISLITTGVFYKQTHPGLCLTEPCVTVASTVMGALDRSVDPCHDFYNFACGGWMKNNPLPEGRSRWGPFSNLWEHNMLVMKQLLENTTMKSVSQAEGKAQRYYQACMNEAKIEELGAKPLQELISQIGGWALTEPWDKNNFDEVLQMVSGNYRTSPFFTVFVSTDSKNSNSNIIQVDQSSLGLPSRDYYLNKTANEKYLTAYLNFLVELGVLLGGTKETSQAVMTEIVDFETSLANITVPQEERRDEELIYHKMEAKDLSTLAPAVNWMPYLREVFSPVPLNDSEPVVVYAKEYLQKVSKLIEKTNKSLLNNYMIMKVVRKMVSILDQKFQDAEQRFLEVMYGTKKSCTPRWKLCVSDTDIALGFALGAMFVKDTFAEESKAIAEDMVADIKWAFEDSLKDVGWMDPETKKAAKEKADAIYNMVGYPDFIMNATKLDKVFNDFEVVSELYFQNVMQYYNFSARVTADQLRKTPNRNQWSMTPPTVNAYYNPTKNEMVLPAGILRAPFYSPSWPKALNFGGIGVVMGHELTHAFDDQGREYDKDGNLRPWWKNSSVEAFKKQTQCMVEQYGNYTINKEPLNGKQTLGENIADNGGLKAAYKAYVNWIEKNGEEPTLPALGMTNHQLFFVGFAQVWCSVRTPESSHEGVITDPHSPSRFRVIGTVSNSHEFSKHFGCKANAPMNPKHKCELW; from the exons ATGTCATCGTACAAAAGAGCCACGTTGGACGAGGAAGACCTGGTGGACTCCACAGCCGACGACATCTATCCTTCATCTCCCCTGCAG GTGAATCTGCTGAATGGCCGCGGCCCCATGTGTTGTCAGGACCGGACCAAGAGCGAGAAGCGGGTGCTGTGTCTCGTGTGCGTCGTGACCCTGGGCCTTTTCATATCTCTCATCACAACTGGGGTCTTCTACAAACAGA CTCACCCTGGCTTGTGCCTAACAGAGCCGTGCGTTACTGTGGCCAGTACAGTGATGGGAGCCCTGGATCGATCCGTGGACCCCTGCCATGACTTCTACAACTTTGCCTGTGGGGGCTGGATGAAGAACAACCCCCTCCCCGAGGGCAGGTCCCGCTGGGGACCTTTCAGCAACCTCTGGGAGCACAACATGCTTGTAATGAAGCAATTATTGG aaAACACGACGATGAAAAGTGTGAGTCAGGCTGAGGGAAAGGCCCAGCGATATTATCAGGCCTGCATGAATGAGGCCAAGATCGAGGAATTGGGAGCTAAACCACTACAGGAGCTAATCAGCCAG ATTGGGGGCTGGGCCCTGACAGAACCCTGGGACAAGAACAACTTCGATGAAGTTTTGCAAATGGTGTCAGGCAATTACCGGACGTCACCtttcttcactgtgtttgtcaGCACCGACTCGAAAAACTCCAACAGTAACATCATCCAG GTGGATCAGTCCAGCCTGGGACTTCCTTCACGGGATTACTACCTCAACAAAACGGCAAATGAAAAG TATCTGACAGCATACCTCAACTTCTTAGTGGAGTTAGGGGTTCTTCTGGGAGGCACCAAGGAAACGTCTCAGGCAGTGATGACGGAGATTGTGGACTTTGAAACATCTCTGGCCAACATCACGGTCCCTCAGGAGGAGAGGCGTGATGAAGAGCTCATCTACCACAAGATGGAGGCCAAGGACCTGTCG ACCCTGGCTCCTGCAGTGAACTGGATGCCGTACCTCAGAGAAGTGTTTTCTCCAGTGCCGCTCAACGACTCGGAGCCCGTGGTTGTTTACGCCAAGGAGTACCTCCAGAAAGTCTCTAAGCTCatagagaaaacaaataaaag CCTCCTCAACAATTACATGATCATGAAGGTGGTGAGGAAGATGGTTTCCATTTTGGACCAAAAGTTCCAGGATGCTGAGCAGCGCTTCCTCGAGGTCATGTACGGAACCAAAAAG AGCTGCACTCCTCGTTGGAAGCTGTGCGTCAGCGACACCGACATCGCCCTGGGCTTCGCTCTCGGAGCCATGTTCGTCAAAGACACCTTTGCTGAAGAGAGTAAAGCCATT GCTGAGGACATGGTCGCAGACATTAAATGGGCGTTTGAGGACAGCCTGAAGGATGTGGGCTGGATGGACCCGGAAACAAAAAAAGCAGCCAAAGAAAAG GCCGACGCAATATACAACATGGTGGGATATCCAGACTTCATCATGAACGCCACGAAGCTGGACAAAGTGTTCAATGAT TTTGAGGTGGTGTCAGAGCTCTACTTCCAAAATGTCATGCAGTACTACAACTTCTCAGCCAGAGTGACGGCCGACCAGCTGAGGAAAACCCCCAACAGAAACCA GTGGAGCATGACCCCGCCGACTGTGAATGCATATTACAACCCGACCAAGAACGAGATGGTTCTGCCTGCAGGAATTCTTCGGGCTCCGTTCTACAGCCCATCATGGCCCAA GGCTCTTAACTTTGGTGGAATAGGCGTAGTCATGGGACATGAGCTCACGCATGCTTTTGATGACCAAG GGAGGGAATACGACAAGGATGGAAACCTGCGTCCCTGGTGGAAGAACTCCTCCGTGGAGGCGTTCAAGAAGCAGACTCAGTGCATGGTGGAGCAGTACGGAAACTACACCATCAACAAGGAGCCTCTGAATGGAAAACAAACCCTGGGAGAGAACATCGCTGACAACGGTGGACTCAAAGCTGCCTACAAG GCGTATGTGAACTGGATCGAAAAGAACGGAGAGGAGCCCACGCTGCCCGCCCTGGGAATGACCAACCATCAGCTGTTTTTTGTAGGATTTGCACAG GTATGGTGCTCCGTCAGGACACCGGAGAG
- the ece1 gene encoding endothelin-converting enzyme 1 isoform X1, which translates to MDALRESFLHLTFQMSSYKRATLDEEDLVDSTADDIYPSSPLQVNLLNGRGPMCCQDRTKSEKRVLCLVCVVTLGLFISLITTGVFYKQTHPGLCLTEPCVTVASTVMGALDRSVDPCHDFYNFACGGWMKNNPLPEGRSRWGPFSNLWEHNMLVMKQLLENTTMKSVSQAEGKAQRYYQACMNEAKIEELGAKPLQELISQIGGWALTEPWDKNNFDEVLQMVSGNYRTSPFFTVFVSTDSKNSNSNIIQVDQSSLGLPSRDYYLNKTANEKYLTAYLNFLVELGVLLGGTKETSQAVMTEIVDFETSLANITVPQEERRDEELIYHKMEAKDLSTLAPAVNWMPYLREVFSPVPLNDSEPVVVYAKEYLQKVSKLIEKTNKSLLNNYMIMKVVRKMVSILDQKFQDAEQRFLEVMYGTKKSCTPRWKLCVSDTDIALGFALGAMFVKDTFAEESKAIAEDMVADIKWAFEDSLKDVGWMDPETKKAAKEKADAIYNMVGYPDFIMNATKLDKVFNDFEVVSELYFQNVMQYYNFSARVTADQLRKTPNRNQWSMTPPTVNAYYNPTKNEMVLPAGILRAPFYSPSWPKALNFGGIGVVMGHELTHAFDDQGREYDKDGNLRPWWKNSSVEAFKKQTQCMVEQYGNYTINKEPLNGKQTLGENIADNGGLKAAYKAYVNWIEKNGEEPTLPALGMTNHQLFFVGFAQVWCSVRTPESSHEGVITDPHSPSRFRVIGTVSNSHEFSKHFGCKANAPMNPKHKCELW; encoded by the exons ATGGACGCACTGAGAGAGTCTTTTCTCCATTTGACTTTTCAGATGTCATCGTACAAAAGAGCCACGTTGGACGAGGAAGACCTGGTGGACTCCACAGCCGACGACATCTATCCTTCATCTCCCCTGCAG GTGAATCTGCTGAATGGCCGCGGCCCCATGTGTTGTCAGGACCGGACCAAGAGCGAGAAGCGGGTGCTGTGTCTCGTGTGCGTCGTGACCCTGGGCCTTTTCATATCTCTCATCACAACTGGGGTCTTCTACAAACAGA CTCACCCTGGCTTGTGCCTAACAGAGCCGTGCGTTACTGTGGCCAGTACAGTGATGGGAGCCCTGGATCGATCCGTGGACCCCTGCCATGACTTCTACAACTTTGCCTGTGGGGGCTGGATGAAGAACAACCCCCTCCCCGAGGGCAGGTCCCGCTGGGGACCTTTCAGCAACCTCTGGGAGCACAACATGCTTGTAATGAAGCAATTATTGG aaAACACGACGATGAAAAGTGTGAGTCAGGCTGAGGGAAAGGCCCAGCGATATTATCAGGCCTGCATGAATGAGGCCAAGATCGAGGAATTGGGAGCTAAACCACTACAGGAGCTAATCAGCCAG ATTGGGGGCTGGGCCCTGACAGAACCCTGGGACAAGAACAACTTCGATGAAGTTTTGCAAATGGTGTCAGGCAATTACCGGACGTCACCtttcttcactgtgtttgtcaGCACCGACTCGAAAAACTCCAACAGTAACATCATCCAG GTGGATCAGTCCAGCCTGGGACTTCCTTCACGGGATTACTACCTCAACAAAACGGCAAATGAAAAG TATCTGACAGCATACCTCAACTTCTTAGTGGAGTTAGGGGTTCTTCTGGGAGGCACCAAGGAAACGTCTCAGGCAGTGATGACGGAGATTGTGGACTTTGAAACATCTCTGGCCAACATCACGGTCCCTCAGGAGGAGAGGCGTGATGAAGAGCTCATCTACCACAAGATGGAGGCCAAGGACCTGTCG ACCCTGGCTCCTGCAGTGAACTGGATGCCGTACCTCAGAGAAGTGTTTTCTCCAGTGCCGCTCAACGACTCGGAGCCCGTGGTTGTTTACGCCAAGGAGTACCTCCAGAAAGTCTCTAAGCTCatagagaaaacaaataaaag CCTCCTCAACAATTACATGATCATGAAGGTGGTGAGGAAGATGGTTTCCATTTTGGACCAAAAGTTCCAGGATGCTGAGCAGCGCTTCCTCGAGGTCATGTACGGAACCAAAAAG AGCTGCACTCCTCGTTGGAAGCTGTGCGTCAGCGACACCGACATCGCCCTGGGCTTCGCTCTCGGAGCCATGTTCGTCAAAGACACCTTTGCTGAAGAGAGTAAAGCCATT GCTGAGGACATGGTCGCAGACATTAAATGGGCGTTTGAGGACAGCCTGAAGGATGTGGGCTGGATGGACCCGGAAACAAAAAAAGCAGCCAAAGAAAAG GCCGACGCAATATACAACATGGTGGGATATCCAGACTTCATCATGAACGCCACGAAGCTGGACAAAGTGTTCAATGAT TTTGAGGTGGTGTCAGAGCTCTACTTCCAAAATGTCATGCAGTACTACAACTTCTCAGCCAGAGTGACGGCCGACCAGCTGAGGAAAACCCCCAACAGAAACCA GTGGAGCATGACCCCGCCGACTGTGAATGCATATTACAACCCGACCAAGAACGAGATGGTTCTGCCTGCAGGAATTCTTCGGGCTCCGTTCTACAGCCCATCATGGCCCAA GGCTCTTAACTTTGGTGGAATAGGCGTAGTCATGGGACATGAGCTCACGCATGCTTTTGATGACCAAG GGAGGGAATACGACAAGGATGGAAACCTGCGTCCCTGGTGGAAGAACTCCTCCGTGGAGGCGTTCAAGAAGCAGACTCAGTGCATGGTGGAGCAGTACGGAAACTACACCATCAACAAGGAGCCTCTGAATGGAAAACAAACCCTGGGAGAGAACATCGCTGACAACGGTGGACTCAAAGCTGCCTACAAG GCGTATGTGAACTGGATCGAAAAGAACGGAGAGGAGCCCACGCTGCCCGCCCTGGGAATGACCAACCATCAGCTGTTTTTTGTAGGATTTGCACAG GTATGGTGCTCCGTCAGGACACCGGAGAG
- the ece1 gene encoding endothelin-converting enzyme 1 isoform X2 — protein MDALRESFLHLTFQMSSYKRATLDEEDLVDSTADDIYPSSPLQVNLLNGRGPMCCQDRTKSEKRVLCLVCVVTLGLFISLITTGVFYKQKPCVTVASTVMGALDRSVDPCHDFYNFACGGWMKNNPLPEGRSRWGPFSNLWEHNMLVMKQLLENTTMKSVSQAEGKAQRYYQACMNEAKIEELGAKPLQELISQIGGWALTEPWDKNNFDEVLQMVSGNYRTSPFFTVFVSTDSKNSNSNIIQVDQSSLGLPSRDYYLNKTANEKYLTAYLNFLVELGVLLGGTKETSQAVMTEIVDFETSLANITVPQEERRDEELIYHKMEAKDLSTLAPAVNWMPYLREVFSPVPLNDSEPVVVYAKEYLQKVSKLIEKTNKSLLNNYMIMKVVRKMVSILDQKFQDAEQRFLEVMYGTKKSCTPRWKLCVSDTDIALGFALGAMFVKDTFAEESKAIAEDMVADIKWAFEDSLKDVGWMDPETKKAAKEKADAIYNMVGYPDFIMNATKLDKVFNDFEVVSELYFQNVMQYYNFSARVTADQLRKTPNRNQWSMTPPTVNAYYNPTKNEMVLPAGILRAPFYSPSWPKALNFGGIGVVMGHELTHAFDDQGREYDKDGNLRPWWKNSSVEAFKKQTQCMVEQYGNYTINKEPLNGKQTLGENIADNGGLKAAYKAYVNWIEKNGEEPTLPALGMTNHQLFFVGFAQVWCSVRTPESSHEGVITDPHSPSRFRVIGTVSNSHEFSKHFGCKANAPMNPKHKCELW, from the exons ATGGACGCACTGAGAGAGTCTTTTCTCCATTTGACTTTTCAGATGTCATCGTACAAAAGAGCCACGTTGGACGAGGAAGACCTGGTGGACTCCACAGCCGACGACATCTATCCTTCATCTCCCCTGCAG GTGAATCTGCTGAATGGCCGCGGCCCCATGTGTTGTCAGGACCGGACCAAGAGCGAGAAGCGGGTGCTGTGTCTCGTGTGCGTCGTGACCCTGGGCCTTTTCATATCTCTCATCACAACTGGGGTCTTCTACAAACAGA AGCCGTGCGTTACTGTGGCCAGTACAGTGATGGGAGCCCTGGATCGATCCGTGGACCCCTGCCATGACTTCTACAACTTTGCCTGTGGGGGCTGGATGAAGAACAACCCCCTCCCCGAGGGCAGGTCCCGCTGGGGACCTTTCAGCAACCTCTGGGAGCACAACATGCTTGTAATGAAGCAATTATTGG aaAACACGACGATGAAAAGTGTGAGTCAGGCTGAGGGAAAGGCCCAGCGATATTATCAGGCCTGCATGAATGAGGCCAAGATCGAGGAATTGGGAGCTAAACCACTACAGGAGCTAATCAGCCAG ATTGGGGGCTGGGCCCTGACAGAACCCTGGGACAAGAACAACTTCGATGAAGTTTTGCAAATGGTGTCAGGCAATTACCGGACGTCACCtttcttcactgtgtttgtcaGCACCGACTCGAAAAACTCCAACAGTAACATCATCCAG GTGGATCAGTCCAGCCTGGGACTTCCTTCACGGGATTACTACCTCAACAAAACGGCAAATGAAAAG TATCTGACAGCATACCTCAACTTCTTAGTGGAGTTAGGGGTTCTTCTGGGAGGCACCAAGGAAACGTCTCAGGCAGTGATGACGGAGATTGTGGACTTTGAAACATCTCTGGCCAACATCACGGTCCCTCAGGAGGAGAGGCGTGATGAAGAGCTCATCTACCACAAGATGGAGGCCAAGGACCTGTCG ACCCTGGCTCCTGCAGTGAACTGGATGCCGTACCTCAGAGAAGTGTTTTCTCCAGTGCCGCTCAACGACTCGGAGCCCGTGGTTGTTTACGCCAAGGAGTACCTCCAGAAAGTCTCTAAGCTCatagagaaaacaaataaaag CCTCCTCAACAATTACATGATCATGAAGGTGGTGAGGAAGATGGTTTCCATTTTGGACCAAAAGTTCCAGGATGCTGAGCAGCGCTTCCTCGAGGTCATGTACGGAACCAAAAAG AGCTGCACTCCTCGTTGGAAGCTGTGCGTCAGCGACACCGACATCGCCCTGGGCTTCGCTCTCGGAGCCATGTTCGTCAAAGACACCTTTGCTGAAGAGAGTAAAGCCATT GCTGAGGACATGGTCGCAGACATTAAATGGGCGTTTGAGGACAGCCTGAAGGATGTGGGCTGGATGGACCCGGAAACAAAAAAAGCAGCCAAAGAAAAG GCCGACGCAATATACAACATGGTGGGATATCCAGACTTCATCATGAACGCCACGAAGCTGGACAAAGTGTTCAATGAT TTTGAGGTGGTGTCAGAGCTCTACTTCCAAAATGTCATGCAGTACTACAACTTCTCAGCCAGAGTGACGGCCGACCAGCTGAGGAAAACCCCCAACAGAAACCA GTGGAGCATGACCCCGCCGACTGTGAATGCATATTACAACCCGACCAAGAACGAGATGGTTCTGCCTGCAGGAATTCTTCGGGCTCCGTTCTACAGCCCATCATGGCCCAA GGCTCTTAACTTTGGTGGAATAGGCGTAGTCATGGGACATGAGCTCACGCATGCTTTTGATGACCAAG GGAGGGAATACGACAAGGATGGAAACCTGCGTCCCTGGTGGAAGAACTCCTCCGTGGAGGCGTTCAAGAAGCAGACTCAGTGCATGGTGGAGCAGTACGGAAACTACACCATCAACAAGGAGCCTCTGAATGGAAAACAAACCCTGGGAGAGAACATCGCTGACAACGGTGGACTCAAAGCTGCCTACAAG GCGTATGTGAACTGGATCGAAAAGAACGGAGAGGAGCCCACGCTGCCCGCCCTGGGAATGACCAACCATCAGCTGTTTTTTGTAGGATTTGCACAG GTATGGTGCTCCGTCAGGACACCGGAGAG
- the alpl gene encoding alkaline phosphatase, tissue-nonspecific isozyme → MLWPSRETRQPRGDENMKVTAVLIICSCLILGSLGKPQFPEQEKQPKFWNAWAQRTLKSALDLQKLNTNQANNLILFLGDGMGVPTVTAARILKGQLNGQSGEETQLEMDKFPFVSLAKTYNTNAQVPDSAGTATAYLCGVKANEGTVGVSAAAVRSQCKTAKGNEVTSILKWAKDAGKSVGIVTTTRVNHATPSAAYAHSVDRDWYSDNEMPGEALQSGCKDIARQLFENIPNIDVIMGGGRKYMFPQNTSDVEYPGIAKHSGTRKDGRNLVQEWIDRTKDKRGHYVWNKRQLLSLNPINVDYLLGLFEPSDLPFDLERNKETDPSLTEMVEVAIKILRRNPSGFYLLVEGGRIDHGHHEGKAKLALHEAVEMDRAIGQADLMTSIHNTMTIVTADHSHMFNFGGYTVRGNTIFGLAPMLSDVDQKPFTSILYGNGPGYKLVSAARENVSTIDYHDNNYQAQAAVPLSMETHGGEDVAVFAKGPLAHLLHGVHEQNYIPHVMAYAACIGQNRDHCKSSSGTAPLLHPALSSIAALLTAARLLC, encoded by the exons ATGTTATGGCCGTCTAGAGAAACACGTCAGCCACGCGGAGACGAAAACATGAAGGTGACAGCCGTGCTCATCATCTGCTCCTGTCTGATCTTGGGGAGTCTGGGGAAGCCGCAATTCCCAG AGCAAGAAAAGCAGCCTAAGTTTTGGAATGCGTGGGCCCAGCGGACCCTGAAAAGCGCCCTGGATCTGCAAAAACTCAATACAAACCAAGCAAACAACCTCATCCTCTTCCTAGGAGATG GGATGGGCGTTCCCACGGTAACGGCTGCTCGAATCCTGAAGGGTCAGCTGAACGGACAGAGCGGAGAGGAGACGCAGCTGGAGATGGACAAGTTCCCTTTTGTGTCTCTGGCTAAG ACATATAACACGAATGCACAGGTGCCAGACAGCGCTGGCACAGCCACAGCTTACCTCTGCGGGGTGAAGGCCAACGAGGGCACAGTGGGCGTGAGTGCAGCTGCTGTCCGATCCCAGTGTAAGACTGCAAAGGGGAACGAGGTCACCTCCATCCTCAAATGGGCTAAAGATGCAg GCAAGTCAGTGGGAATTGTGACTACGACGCGTGTCAACCATGCAACTCCCAGTGCAGCTTACGCCCACAGTGTGGACAGAGACTGGTACTCGGACAACGAAATGCCAGGTGAAGCGCTGCAGTCCGGCTGCAAGGATATCGCCAGGCAGCTCTTCGAAAACATTCCCAACATTGAT GTTATTATGGGTGGAGGCAGGAAGTACATGTTCCCCCAAAACACGTCAGACGTGGAGTACCCCGGCATTGCGAAGCACAGCGGCACACGCAAAGACGGCAGAAACCTGGTCCAGGAGTGGATCGACAGAACGAAGGATAAA AGAGGCCATTATGTATGGAACAAGAGGCAGCTCTTATCACTGAACCCTATCAACGTGGATTACTTATTGG GTCTCTTTGAACCTTCGGATCTGCCCTTTGACTTGGAGAGGAACAAAGAGACTGATCCTTCACTGACAGAGATGGTGGAGGTGGCCATCAAGATCCTGAGGAGGAACCCCAGTGGATTTTACCTGCTTGTAGAAG ggGGCCGTATTGACCATGGACACCATGAGGGAAAGGCCAAGCTAGCTCTGCATGAAGCTGTGGAAATGGACCGGGCCATCGGCCAGGCAGACCTCATGACAAGCATCCACAACACAATGACCATAGTTACTGCGGACCATTCGCATATGTTCAACTTCGGGGGCTACACAGTCAGAGGAAACACAATATTTG GTCTGGCCCCCATGCTGAGTGATGTGGACCAGAAGCCCTTTACCTCCATTTTATATGGGAACGGACCAGGTTACAAACTTGTCAGTGCTGCGAGGGAGAACGTGTCCACTATTGATTACC ATGATAACAACTACCAGGCCCAGGCAGCTGTACCTCTAAGCATGGAGACTCACGGAGGAGAGGATGTTGCGGTGTTTGCCAAAGGTCCCCTCGCTCACCTGCTCCACGGGGTCCACGAGCAGAACTACATCCCCCACGTGATGGCTTACGCGGCCTGCATCGGCCAGAACAGGGACCACTGTAAGTCATCCAGCGGGACTGCGCCCCTTTTACACCCCGCCCTCTCAAGCATCGCAGCCCTTCTCACAGCTGCCCGACTTCTCTGCTGA